In a genomic window of Virgibacillus sp. SK37:
- a CDS encoding rhodanese-like domain-containing protein — protein MEKIKEITPKEVEKLIREDEDIVVLDVREDEEVAQGMIEDAKHIPLGELPYSKDELDQKKHHVLVCRSGNRSMKAATYLKEQGYDVSNMSGGMLAWEGEVVF, from the coding sequence ATGGAAAAGATTAAAGAAATAACACCAAAAGAAGTAGAAAAGCTGATTAGGGAAGATGAAGACATTGTCGTCTTGGATGTTCGAGAAGATGAAGAGGTAGCACAAGGGATGATAGAGGATGCAAAGCACATTCCCTTAGGAGAGCTTCCATATTCGAAAGACGAATTGGACCAAAAGAAGCACCATGTGCTTGTTTGCAGATCTGGTAATCGCAGTATGAAAGCAGCTACTTATTTAAAAGAGCAAGGCTATGATGTATCTAATATGAGTGGAGGTATGCTTGCTTGGGAGGGAGAAGTCGTTTTTTAA
- the leuS gene encoding leucine--tRNA ligase: MSFNHREIEKKWQEYWLENKTFKTNTFSEKEKVYALDMFPYPSGAGLHVGHPEGYTATDIFSRMKRMQGYEVLHPMGWDAFGLPAEQYALDTGNSPKEFTAKNIATFKRQIQELGFSYDWDREINTTDPNYYKWTQWIFTKLYEKGLAYMDEVAVNWCPALGTVLANEEVIDGKSERGGHPVVRKPMKQWMLKITAYADRLLEDLEDVDWPESIKDMQRNWIGRSEGAEVTFEIDGFDESFTVFTTRPDTLFGATYAVLAPEHPFVEKIVTNAHKEDVESYLNKIQTKSDLERTDLAKEKTGVFTGAYAINPVNGEKMPIWIADYVLMSYGTGAIMAVPAHDERDYEFAQKFELPITEVVTGGDVSKEAYTGDGKLVNSDFLNGLGKDEAISRMIEWLEENKRGSRKITYRLRDWLFSRQRYWGEPIPIIHWEDGSMTAVPESDLPLELPTMTEIKPSGTGESPLANSDWVNVVDPETGMKGRRETNTMPQWAGSCWYFLRYIDPDNSNQLADPKALKEWLPIDIYIGGAEHAVLHLLYARFWHKFLFDIGVVPTKEPFMKLFNQGMILGEGNEKMSKSKGNVVNPDDIVMSHGADTLRLYEMFMGPLDAAVAWSTNGLDGARRFLDRIWRLMITEDGNPAEKISDKINPSLEKVYHETVKKVTEDFENLHFNTGISQMMVFINEGYKAEYLTREYMEGFIKLISPVAPHIAEELWSRLGHPETISFEPWPVYDETKLVDDEVEIVIQIMGKVRNKLHVSKDISKEELEKIALEDDKISDLLEGKTVRKVIVVPGKLVNIVAN; this comes from the coding sequence ATGAGTTTTAATCACCGGGAAATTGAAAAGAAATGGCAAGAATATTGGTTAGAAAACAAAACTTTCAAAACAAATACATTTTCAGAAAAAGAAAAAGTTTATGCACTTGATATGTTTCCATACCCATCAGGGGCTGGTCTTCATGTTGGGCATCCGGAAGGGTATACCGCTACAGATATATTCTCAAGAATGAAAAGGATGCAGGGTTATGAAGTACTCCATCCAATGGGGTGGGATGCTTTTGGACTTCCAGCCGAGCAATACGCTCTTGATACGGGTAATAGCCCAAAAGAATTTACTGCCAAAAATATTGCCACCTTTAAGAGGCAGATTCAAGAGTTAGGCTTTTCATATGATTGGGATAGAGAAATAAATACAACAGATCCGAACTATTATAAGTGGACCCAATGGATATTCACGAAATTGTATGAAAAAGGTCTCGCATATATGGACGAGGTTGCGGTAAACTGGTGTCCTGCACTAGGAACAGTGCTTGCCAACGAGGAAGTAATAGACGGAAAAAGTGAACGGGGAGGCCACCCAGTTGTTCGTAAGCCGATGAAACAATGGATGCTAAAAATTACTGCTTATGCTGATCGTTTACTGGAAGACCTTGAAGATGTAGACTGGCCGGAAAGTATTAAGGATATGCAGCGAAACTGGATTGGTCGTTCTGAAGGGGCAGAGGTAACTTTTGAAATCGATGGTTTCGACGAAAGCTTTACTGTGTTTACAACAAGACCTGATACATTGTTCGGAGCTACCTATGCAGTACTGGCGCCTGAGCACCCATTTGTTGAAAAAATTGTAACTAATGCTCATAAAGAAGATGTAGAGTCTTACTTAAATAAAATTCAAACAAAATCAGATCTGGAACGTACGGATCTTGCAAAAGAAAAGACTGGAGTATTTACAGGGGCCTATGCAATTAACCCTGTAAATGGTGAAAAGATGCCTATTTGGATTGCGGATTATGTACTGATGTCTTATGGCACAGGTGCAATCATGGCAGTTCCTGCACATGATGAACGTGATTATGAATTTGCTCAGAAGTTTGAATTACCTATTACCGAAGTGGTTACGGGAGGAGATGTTTCCAAAGAAGCATACACCGGAGATGGTAAACTGGTTAACTCTGATTTTCTGAACGGTCTGGGAAAAGACGAAGCAATTAGTAGGATGATTGAATGGCTGGAGGAAAATAAGAGAGGATCCCGAAAAATTACGTATCGTTTACGCGATTGGTTATTCTCAAGACAACGTTATTGGGGAGAACCAATTCCTATCATTCATTGGGAAGATGGATCGATGACTGCTGTACCTGAATCAGACCTTCCGTTGGAACTTCCAACTATGACAGAAATCAAACCATCTGGTACTGGGGAATCACCTTTAGCGAATAGTGATTGGGTAAATGTAGTTGATCCAGAGACAGGGATGAAAGGACGCCGTGAAACAAACACGATGCCTCAGTGGGCAGGAAGCTGCTGGTATTTCTTACGTTACATTGATCCTGATAACTCAAACCAATTAGCAGATCCGAAAGCGCTGAAAGAATGGTTGCCAATCGATATATATATTGGAGGTGCTGAACATGCGGTACTCCATCTGTTGTATGCTCGATTCTGGCATAAATTCTTATTTGATATTGGGGTGGTACCCACTAAAGAACCATTTATGAAATTGTTTAATCAGGGAATGATCCTTGGTGAAGGTAATGAAAAAATGAGTAAATCAAAAGGAAATGTAGTAAATCCGGATGATATTGTAATGTCTCATGGAGCAGATACACTACGTTTATATGAAATGTTTATGGGACCGTTAGACGCAGCGGTAGCGTGGTCGACAAATGGACTTGATGGAGCAAGGCGTTTTCTTGACCGCATTTGGAGATTAATGATCACTGAAGATGGTAACCCAGCAGAAAAGATTAGCGATAAAATAAACCCGAGCCTCGAAAAGGTCTATCATGAAACTGTTAAAAAAGTTACCGAGGACTTTGAAAACTTACATTTTAATACAGGTATTTCTCAAATGATGGTCTTTATTAATGAAGGATATAAAGCAGAATACCTTACAAGGGAGTATATGGAAGGCTTCATTAAACTGATCTCACCTGTAGCACCACATATTGCTGAAGAATTATGGAGTCGTCTAGGGCATCCTGAAACAATTAGCTTTGAACCGTGGCCTGTATACGATGAAACAAAGCTGGTTGATGATGAGGTAGAAATAGTCATTCAAATTATGGGGAAAGTACGTAATAAGCTTCACGTTTCTAAGGATATTTCCAAGGAAGAGTTAGAAAAAATAGCCTTGGAGGATGACAAAATTAGTGATCTACTTGAAGGGAAGACGGTTCGCAAGGTGATTGTAGTTCCCGGGAAGCTTGTTAATATTGTAGCTAATTAA
- a CDS encoding class I SAM-dependent methyltransferase — MLKGILNFAHYLLEESVEPGDTTIDATCGNGNDTLFLSRIVGTNGHVIACDIQQQAIDTTRQKLVEHNRFNVSLIQDSHAHLKNYIDKDNEIGGAIFNLGYLPKSDKMIITNGESTISAIDTILDFLKRGRLIVLVVYHGHPGGQEEKNAVLKHVMNLEQKEYSVLQYGFINQKNNPPFIIAIEKK; from the coding sequence ATGTTAAAGGGAATATTAAATTTTGCTCACTATTTGTTGGAAGAATCAGTAGAGCCCGGAGACACAACGATCGATGCTACTTGTGGTAATGGAAATGACACGTTATTTTTAAGTAGAATAGTCGGTACGAATGGACATGTTATTGCTTGTGACATCCAACAACAGGCAATTGACACTACAAGACAGAAATTAGTTGAACATAATCGTTTTAATGTTTCATTAATTCAGGATAGCCATGCGCATCTTAAGAATTATATAGATAAGGATAACGAGATAGGCGGGGCAATATTTAACCTTGGCTATTTACCTAAAAGTGATAAGATGATTATCACGAATGGAGAATCGACGATTTCTGCAATAGACACTATTCTAGATTTTTTAAAGCGTGGCCGACTTATCGTTCTAGTTGTTTATCATGGTCACCCCGGAGGACAAGAAGAAAAGAATGCTGTGCTAAAACACGTAATGAATTTGGAACAAAAAGAGTATAGTGTACTTCAATATGGTTTTATCAATCAAAAAAACAACCCACCATTTATTATCGCTATCGAGAAAAAATAA
- a CDS encoding gamma carbonic anhydrase family protein produces MEYHAYKGKVPTVHETAFIAKDATIIGDVSIDEQTSVWFKTVIRGDVAPTKIGKRVSIQDLSMLHQSPNLPLIVEDDVTIGHQVTLHSAVIKKNALIGMGSIILDGAEVGENAFIGAGSLIPPGKKIPPNVLALGRPAKVVRELNEKDFAEMERVRNSYVEKGKYYKENTNL; encoded by the coding sequence ATGGAATATCATGCATATAAAGGAAAAGTACCAACTGTACATGAAACAGCATTCATTGCTAAGGATGCCACTATCATTGGTGATGTATCCATAGACGAACAAACAAGCGTCTGGTTCAAAACGGTAATACGAGGAGATGTAGCCCCAACCAAAATAGGTAAAAGGGTTAGTATCCAGGACTTATCCATGCTTCATCAAAGTCCCAACCTCCCTCTTATTGTAGAGGACGATGTTACTATTGGCCATCAGGTAACCTTACATTCCGCAGTAATTAAGAAAAATGCACTTATTGGTATGGGTTCTATTATACTGGACGGTGCAGAAGTAGGGGAGAATGCATTTATCGGTGCAGGAAGCCTTATTCCTCCAGGCAAAAAAATTCCACCAAATGTGCTGGCATTAGGAAGACCAGCTAAAGTAGTAAGGGAATTGAATGAAAAAGATTTTGCAGAAATGGAGAGAGTAAGGAATTCTTACGTAGAGAAAGGGAAATATTATAAAGAAAATACAAATTTATAG
- the metK gene encoding methionine adenosyltransferase, protein MAANRRLFTSESVTEGHPDKISDQISDAILDEILKTDPYARVACETTVTTGLVLVSGEISTTTYVDIPAIVRQTIKDIGYTRAKFGFDAETCAVLTAIDEQSPDIAGGVDKALEARQGKMSDDEIAAIGAGDQGLMFGFACDETEELMPLPISLAHKLAKRLADVRKDKVLEYLRPDGKTQVTVEYDENDQPIRIDTIVISTQHHQDITLEQIEKDIIEEVIRPVVPNDLLDENTKYFINPTGRFVIGGPQGDAGLTGRKIIVDTYGGYARHGGGAFSGKDSTKVDRSAAYAARYVAKNIVAAKLAKSCEVQLAYAIGVAEPVSIAINTFGTGKVSEETLVEAVRKLFDLRPAGIIRMLDLQKPIFKSTAAYGHFGRTDLLFPWEKTDKVEELNALTLN, encoded by the coding sequence ATGGCTGCAAATCGTCGTTTGTTTACATCTGAATCAGTAACAGAAGGGCATCCTGATAAAATATCTGATCAAATATCTGATGCGATTCTCGATGAAATTTTAAAAACAGATCCATATGCCCGTGTTGCGTGTGAAACAACTGTGACAACTGGGCTTGTACTAGTTTCCGGAGAAATATCCACGACAACTTATGTCGACATTCCGGCAATTGTAAGACAAACTATTAAGGACATCGGTTATACTAGAGCTAAATTTGGTTTTGATGCTGAAACCTGTGCGGTACTTACAGCAATTGATGAACAATCCCCTGATATAGCGGGCGGAGTTGATAAGGCTCTAGAGGCTCGACAGGGTAAAATGAGTGATGATGAGATTGCTGCGATCGGGGCTGGCGACCAAGGTTTGATGTTTGGTTTTGCTTGTGATGAGACAGAAGAGCTCATGCCACTGCCTATTTCCCTTGCGCACAAATTAGCGAAGCGGTTGGCTGATGTAAGAAAAGATAAGGTACTTGAATATTTACGACCTGATGGAAAAACCCAGGTAACCGTAGAATATGATGAGAACGATCAACCTATACGTATTGATACTATTGTAATCTCCACACAACATCATCAAGATATTACTTTGGAGCAAATTGAAAAGGACATTATTGAAGAAGTAATTCGACCTGTAGTGCCAAATGATTTGTTGGACGAAAATACAAAGTACTTTATTAATCCAACCGGCCGTTTTGTTATTGGGGGGCCACAAGGAGATGCTGGTTTAACTGGTCGTAAAATAATTGTAGACACATATGGAGGTTATGCTCGTCATGGCGGAGGAGCATTTAGTGGGAAAGATTCTACAAAGGTGGATCGTTCTGCTGCATATGCTGCTCGTTATGTAGCGAAAAATATTGTTGCGGCCAAGTTGGCCAAATCGTGTGAGGTTCAACTAGCTTATGCGATCGGTGTCGCCGAACCGGTTTCTATTGCCATCAATACTTTTGGAACAGGAAAAGTCAGTGAGGAAACATTAGTAGAAGCAGTTCGCAAGTTATTTGACCTTCGACCAGCAGGAATTATCCGTATGCTTGATCTTCAAAAACCGATTTTCAAAAGTACTGCTGCATATGGACATTTTGGAAGAACTGATCTATTATTCCCTTGGGAAAAAACAGATAAAGTAGAAGAGCTTAATGCTTTAACATTGAATTAA
- the pckA gene encoding phosphoenolpyruvate carboxykinase (ATP), whose protein sequence is MKTVERSSLKELYTHGNLNENLSVPVLVEKILSRNEGVLTSTGSVCATTGKYTGRSPKDKFIVKDEVCEKYIDWGAVNQSIDEETFEKLYKKVISYLTEKEELFQFKGFAGADKKYRLPIQVINEYAWHNLFARQLFITPTNEELKTHQAEFTVVSAPTFKADPKVDNTNSEAFVIVSFKKRIILIGGTEYAGEIKKSIFSVMNYLLPQRDVLSMHCSANVGQEGDVALFFGLSGTGKTTLSADPYRKLIGDDEHAWSPNGVFNIEGGCYAKCINLSAEKEPQIFNAIRFGSVLENVVLNDDTRIPDYDDTSLTENTRAAYPLENIDNIVTPSVAGHPNTIIFLTADASGTLPPISKLTKEQAMYHFLSGYTSKLAGTERGVTEPQATFSACFGSPFLPLAPATYAEMLGEKIDLYNANVFLVNTGWTGGSYGVGNRMKLSYTRAMIHSALEGELNTAETTKDEIFGLEIPIHVPGVPDEVLVPINTWEDKEAYEATAKSLAVKFHENFKKFTKASDDIKQAGPIYKG, encoded by the coding sequence ATGAAAACAGTTGAGAGATCATCATTAAAAGAGCTTTACACACATGGAAACCTAAACGAAAATTTATCCGTTCCGGTATTAGTTGAGAAGATTCTCTCTCGGAATGAAGGTGTGCTTACTTCAACTGGCTCCGTTTGTGCAACAACAGGAAAGTATACTGGACGTTCACCTAAAGATAAGTTTATAGTTAAGGATGAAGTTTGTGAAAAATACATTGATTGGGGAGCTGTCAATCAATCCATTGACGAAGAAACCTTTGAGAAACTTTATAAGAAGGTTATCTCTTATTTAACTGAAAAAGAAGAGTTATTTCAATTTAAAGGCTTCGCTGGTGCTGATAAAAAATATCGATTACCAATCCAGGTAATTAATGAGTATGCTTGGCATAATTTATTTGCCCGTCAGCTATTTATAACACCTACTAATGAAGAACTTAAAACACACCAGGCAGAGTTTACTGTTGTATCTGCCCCTACTTTTAAAGCGGATCCGAAGGTGGATAATACTAACTCAGAAGCGTTTGTAATTGTATCATTTAAAAAGCGAATCATCCTTATTGGTGGAACAGAATATGCAGGAGAAATTAAGAAGTCCATCTTCTCTGTCATGAATTATTTATTACCTCAACGAGATGTTTTATCTATGCATTGCTCTGCTAATGTAGGTCAAGAAGGTGACGTGGCATTGTTCTTCGGTCTTTCAGGTACAGGGAAAACAACCCTATCTGCAGACCCGTACCGGAAATTAATTGGGGATGACGAGCATGCCTGGAGTCCAAATGGTGTATTTAATATTGAAGGCGGTTGCTACGCTAAGTGTATTAACTTATCGGCTGAAAAGGAGCCTCAAATATTTAATGCGATCCGCTTTGGTTCTGTATTGGAAAATGTAGTCCTTAATGATGATACAAGAATTCCTGATTATGATGATACTTCGTTAACTGAAAACACACGAGCAGCATATCCATTGGAAAATATCGATAACATTGTAACACCAAGTGTTGCAGGACACCCAAATACCATTATCTTTCTAACAGCGGATGCTTCCGGTACATTACCGCCAATTAGTAAACTAACTAAAGAACAGGCAATGTACCATTTCTTAAGCGGCTACACTAGTAAGCTTGCTGGTACAGAAAGAGGAGTCACGGAACCGCAAGCAACATTCTCAGCTTGCTTTGGTTCTCCATTTCTTCCACTTGCCCCTGCTACCTATGCAGAGATGCTTGGTGAGAAAATTGATTTATATAATGCCAATGTATTTCTTGTTAACACCGGGTGGACTGGTGGTTCATACGGAGTAGGTAATCGTATGAAACTATCCTATACGAGAGCAATGATTCATTCTGCTCTGGAAGGTGAACTAAATACCGCTGAGACAACTAAAGATGAAATTTTTGGTTTAGAAATCCCTATACATGTACCTGGTGTACCAGATGAAGTCTTAGTACCAATTAATACATGGGAAGACAAGGAAGCATATGAAGCTACTGCAAAGTCACTCGCAGTCAAGTTTCATGAAAACTTCAAAAAGTTTACCAAAGCTAGTGATGATATCAAGCAAGCAGGACCTATATATAAAGGTTAA
- a CDS encoding ABC transporter substrate-binding protein, which translates to MKKIKLLLICSAVTVLILSACSSQKTTSINIAEVTRSLFYAPQYVAIEKGFFEEEGLDVELQTTWGGDKTMTALLSDGADVALVGSETSIYVYGQNSKDYAINFAQLTQTDGTFLVAKEPKPDFQWEDLKDSTFLGQRKGGMPQMVGEFVLKKHGIDPHRDLNLKQNIDFANIPGAFVSGDAEYVQLFEPTASTFEKEGKGHIIASFGEESGHVPYTVYMTKQSFMKENEETVESFTRAVYKAQQWVENNSAEDIASVIQPYFEDTDLEMLTSSIDRYKSQGSFATDPILDKEEWNNLKNIMDEAGELPVDAAYEELVNTKFAEEVIKE; encoded by the coding sequence ATGAAAAAAATAAAACTTCTTTTAATATGTTCAGCTGTAACTGTACTTATACTATCTGCCTGCAGTTCTCAAAAAACTACATCTATAAACATAGCTGAAGTTACACGATCACTCTTTTATGCCCCACAGTATGTAGCCATAGAAAAAGGCTTTTTTGAAGAAGAAGGTTTAGATGTAGAGCTACAAACTACGTGGGGTGGCGACAAAACGATGACTGCCCTCTTATCTGATGGCGCTGATGTAGCTTTGGTCGGTTCAGAAACATCGATATATGTCTACGGACAAAACTCTAAGGATTATGCGATAAATTTTGCACAATTAACACAGACAGATGGCACTTTCCTCGTAGCGAAAGAACCTAAGCCTGATTTTCAATGGGAAGATTTAAAGGACAGCACCTTTCTTGGGCAAAGAAAAGGTGGAATGCCACAGATGGTTGGCGAATTTGTTCTTAAAAAACACGGTATTGACCCCCATCGCGATTTAAATCTAAAACAGAATATTGATTTTGCTAACATCCCAGGAGCATTTGTTTCAGGAGACGCAGAGTATGTTCAACTATTCGAACCAACTGCGAGTACCTTTGAAAAAGAAGGTAAAGGTCATATTATCGCCTCCTTTGGAGAAGAATCCGGTCATGTGCCTTACACAGTGTATATGACGAAACAAAGCTTTATGAAGGAAAATGAGGAGACAGTAGAATCATTTACAAGAGCTGTCTACAAGGCCCAACAATGGGTAGAAAATAATAGTGCAGAAGATATCGCCAGTGTAATTCAACCATATTTTGAAGATACAGATTTAGAAATGCTCACCTCCTCCATTGACCGTTATAAAAGCCAGGGTTCATTCGCAACCGATCCTATTCTTGATAAAGAAGAGTGGAACAACCTAAAAAACATTATGGATGAAGCGGGTGAATTGCCAGTAGATGCCGCATATGAGGAACTTGTAAATACGAAGTTTGCTGAAGAAGTGATTAAGGAATAA
- a CDS encoding ABC transporter ATP-binding protein produces the protein MSYLNLEHVSHLYFTKSGYTKALNDINLSIKEGEFVSLLGPSGCGKSTILSIIAGIIKQSSGTIRLQGKPLHESSLAIGYMLQQDYLFPWKTIMENVLLGPKIYNKKTEDVKNKAREMLEEVGLPNVADAYPASLSGGMRQRAALVRTLINDPKILLLDEPFSALDYQTKLKLEDLVSKLLKMYQKTAVLVTHDIGEAIAMSDRIFVMDANPGTIAKIFEVPLELRNEDPFLVRRHPKYQLLFDKVWEELNKNEKESENTKVVHKVNEPQK, from the coding sequence ATGTCCTATCTTAATCTGGAACATGTTTCTCATCTATATTTCACGAAAAGTGGGTATACAAAAGCCTTAAACGATATCAATTTATCCATCAAAGAAGGTGAGTTTGTTTCCTTGCTCGGCCCAAGTGGTTGTGGAAAATCAACAATATTATCCATAATTGCTGGGATTATTAAACAATCCAGCGGTACCATACGTTTACAAGGGAAACCATTACACGAGTCTTCTCTGGCCATTGGCTATATGCTACAACAAGATTATCTTTTTCCTTGGAAAACTATTATGGAGAATGTATTACTCGGTCCAAAAATCTATAACAAGAAAACAGAGGATGTAAAAAATAAGGCAAGGGAAATGCTCGAGGAAGTTGGGTTACCCAACGTTGCTGACGCATACCCTGCTTCATTATCAGGCGGTATGCGCCAACGTGCAGCTCTAGTTCGTACATTGATTAATGACCCTAAAATACTTTTGCTTGATGAACCTTTTTCTGCACTGGATTATCAGACAAAACTAAAACTCGAGGATTTAGTATCAAAGTTATTAAAAATGTATCAAAAAACAGCCGTACTGGTCACCCATGATATTGGGGAAGCGATTGCGATGAGTGATCGAATATTTGTCATGGATGCTAATCCAGGTACAATTGCAAAAATATTTGAAGTGCCTCTCGAACTTAGAAATGAGGACCCGTTTTTAGTAAGAAGACATCCCAAATACCAGCTTCTCTTTGATAAAGTCTGGGAAGAATTAAATAAAAATGAAAAGGAATCTGAAAATACAAAGGTGGTGCATAAAGTAAATGAACCACAAAAATGA
- a CDS encoding ABC transporter permease — MNHKNDAHLFKQYQQKIKKEKRIVWIWQLSILIVFIALWELSSRFYWIDPLLFSSPSSIVELLYTKLGDGSMLSHVQVTLFETIAGFLIGTLAGVLFATLLWSSQRFSRIMDPYLVIMNAMPKVALGPILIVALGTGYISIIAMGAIISVIITTLVVYSAFNEVDPNYEKVLKSFGATRWQCFKEAIFPATLPAIISTLKVNVGLSWVGVIVGEFLVAKKGLGYLIIYGFQVFDFSLVLSALVLIAIFAAIMYKAVEKLERWLIKHSG; from the coding sequence ATGAACCACAAAAATGATGCCCACTTATTTAAACAATATCAACAAAAAATAAAAAAGGAAAAACGGATTGTGTGGATTTGGCAGCTTAGTATTCTAATTGTATTCATCGCCTTATGGGAATTATCCAGTAGATTCTACTGGATTGATCCATTGTTATTTAGTTCCCCTTCCTCTATTGTTGAACTTCTTTACACTAAGCTAGGTGATGGCTCGATGCTGTCACATGTCCAGGTTACCCTTTTTGAAACCATTGCCGGCTTTCTAATCGGAACTCTTGCTGGGGTGCTTTTTGCTACTCTACTCTGGTCGTCTCAACGATTTTCGAGGATAATGGATCCCTACTTGGTTATTATGAATGCAATGCCAAAAGTGGCACTTGGACCTATCCTAATCGTTGCTTTAGGAACAGGGTATATTTCCATTATTGCAATGGGAGCCATTATATCTGTTATCATCACAACCCTTGTTGTCTACTCAGCATTTAATGAAGTTGATCCCAATTATGAGAAAGTATTAAAAAGTTTTGGTGCAACAAGATGGCAATGTTTTAAAGAGGCAATTTTTCCTGCAACACTTCCTGCTATAATTTCCACTCTTAAAGTAAATGTGGGCCTTTCATGGGTAGGGGTCATTGTAGGGGAATTTTTAGTAGCAAAAAAAGGGTTAGGCTATTTAATTATATATGGCTTCCAAGTATTTGACTTTTCACTGGTACTTTCCGCCCTTGTGTTAATAGCCATTTTCGCTGCCATAATGTATAAAGCAGTAGAAAAGCTGGAACGCTGGCTAATTAAACACTCCGGATAA
- the ytkD gene encoding RNA deprotection pyrophosphohydrolase — protein MNIFKDYYNNKVKLSFEDHPFTSKPKHVWVICKYKDHWLLTKHKERGLEFPGGKVEIGETAVQAAEREVMEETGGKIAEMKYIGQYFVSGKKENVIKNVYFAVIDELFPQPTYFETEGPVLLETLPNDVKHNRSYSFIMKDDVLVHCMKLIKNRL, from the coding sequence ATGAATATTTTTAAAGATTATTATAATAATAAAGTGAAATTATCATTCGAAGACCACCCATTTACGTCCAAGCCAAAGCATGTTTGGGTGATCTGTAAATATAAAGATCATTGGCTTTTAACCAAACATAAGGAAAGAGGATTAGAATTTCCAGGTGGGAAGGTCGAAATAGGAGAAACTGCTGTACAAGCTGCCGAAAGAGAAGTAATGGAGGAAACAGGCGGGAAAATAGCTGAAATGAAATACATTGGTCAGTACTTTGTTTCTGGAAAAAAAGAAAATGTAATAAAAAATGTTTATTTTGCAGTTATTGATGAATTGTTTCCACAACCTACTTACTTTGAAACGGAAGGACCAGTGTTACTGGAGACCTTACCAAATGACGTAAAACATAATCGATCGTACAGTTTTATAATGAAAGACGACGTATTGGTTCATTGCATGAAGCTCATTAAAAATCGCCTTTAA
- a CDS encoding ABC transporter ATP-binding protein — protein MQTLSATDLTLGYGEDIIIDDLNITIPKGEITVFIGGNGCGKSTLLRSLARLLKPKVGEVVLDGTDIAKMGTKEVAKKLAILPQSPITPEGLTVYELVKQGRHPYRGFLKQWSPDDESAVNHALTSTNMVHLKDRSVDSLSGGQRQRAWIAMTLAQETDIILLDEPTTYLDMTHQIEVLDLLFELNEKEGRTVVMVLHDLNLACRYAHHIVAIKDRQIFSQGKPEEIITCHLVHEVFQMMCDVTFDPRFGTPMCIPHGKGRCIMNNKQKATELA, from the coding sequence ATGCAAACTTTATCAGCAACTGATTTAACACTTGGTTATGGGGAAGATATTATTATAGATGACTTAAATATAACGATTCCCAAAGGGGAAATCACTGTGTTTATTGGCGGAAATGGGTGTGGGAAATCTACACTACTGCGTTCCCTTGCAAGGTTGTTGAAACCAAAAGTTGGAGAGGTAGTATTAGATGGCACTGATATTGCAAAAATGGGTACGAAGGAAGTCGCAAAAAAATTAGCCATTCTTCCACAAAGTCCTATAACTCCAGAAGGACTGACGGTCTATGAGCTTGTCAAACAAGGTAGACATCCGTACCGAGGTTTTCTTAAACAATGGTCTCCAGATGATGAGTCTGCTGTTAACCATGCTTTAACCTCTACCAACATGGTGCATTTGAAAGACAGGTCTGTTGATTCACTATCTGGCGGACAACGACAACGCGCATGGATTGCTATGACGTTGGCTCAGGAAACAGACATTATTTTGCTTGATGAACCTACGACTTATTTAGATATGACACATCAGATTGAAGTACTTGATTTACTGTTTGAGTTAAACGAAAAAGAGGGACGTACGGTAGTTATGGTGCTTCATGATTTAAACCTTGCTTGCCGCTATGCACATCATATTGTTGCGATAAAAGACAGACAGATCTTTTCACAAGGGAAACCTGAAGAGATTATTACTTGTCATCTTGTGCATGAAGTATTTCAGATGATGTGTGATGTGACCTTTGATCCGCGATTTGGCACCCCGATGTGCATCCCTCACGGTAAAGGGCGTTGTATAATGAATAATAAACAAAAAGCAACTGAATTAGCTTAG